In the Pongo abelii isolate AG06213 chromosome 18, NHGRI_mPonAbe1-v2.0_pri, whole genome shotgun sequence genome, GGCCAGCCTGGGGGGATGAGAAAGGGGCCAGAACTGGGCACTGGGGTCCGGAGGAGGAGAGAAACCACCAGATGCTGCAGGGAAAAAGAATTGGGGGTCGGGGGGAGGGTAGGCAGGCACGAAGCAAGGCCAGTCCTCCTGCCTGGTCCCTGGGTCTAGGAAAGCTGGCTAGGGGCAGAAGGCAGGAGCCCGAGGCTGTGGATACCTCTAGTGGGGACCTTGGGTCAGCGGTGGCCACAGGCATGCCTGAGGGCAAACAGTATCAGTAGCCTCCTTACCTTTGGGCATCTCCTGGTCGCTGATGTGCTGCAGGTCATGGCCCTCTTGGACTCCGAAATCCGACTGGGCAGGCTCCACAGCAGTGGGATGTGGTGCTACTGCCAACTCCGCCTCCGTGATGTTACAGCTGCGTGGCGGTTCCGTCCACCGCACCCTGGGCTGGCTTTGCTTGGGGCTGGCATTGGGGAGCAGCATGTTCCATCTGTGGCGCCTCCGTTCCTCTCTGCCTTGGCCTGCACCTTTGCTTGACGCTGCCTCATAGATGTCAGCGCTGCAGGACAACTCCCCAGACCCCCTGCGCTGGCCCCGCTTGGGGCTGGCATTGGGGAGCAGCATGTTCCATCTGCTGCGCCTCCGCTCGTCTCTGCCCTGGCCTGCACCTCTGCTTGCCACCGCCTCATAGATGTCAGAGTCGCAGTACAGCTCCGCAGACCCCCTGGACAGACCCTGCCTGGGGCTGGTGTTGGTGCACAAGCAACAGCTCAGCGTGTTCCCCATGGGGTAGCTGGGCTCCTCCCCAGCAGCTTGGGCCTTCCCTTGCTTCCAAGTCTGCAGAGCTCAGCACTTCCACCTCTTCCAGCAAAGGCACGGCTGGCCCTGCCACAGCTATGGGGCTGCACCCCACTAGCAGCCCGcaccctgcctcagccgcctccccTGAGCTGACTTGTCTGCAAGGGTCCCTTAGGAACCTGCTTGGTTTATTTAGAGTAGGTCTAGATGCAACAAGCCTGAGAGCTGTGATTGCGGAGAAGAGAGCACATACGGAGCTCCTCCTCCTTCCACTGCTTCCCACCAACTGAAGGAAGTTGCCCTGCCAACTGCCAGAGCGCCCTCCTGGTTCCCAGGAACCAATCAGGCCCAGAGTCCCCTCCAGGCGCCCCCGCCCCCATTGTGATGTGGGAGCCCGGCAGCCCCGCCCCCACCTTTCATTCCTTGCTGGCTGCTGGCAGCTTTCAGGTTTCTCCATTGTGAGGAAGTTCCTAGAGATCATCACTTTACAATGAATTATACTAAAATTACTGTAACCAAATCTGCTTCCTGCATTATCTGGCATCCAAAGAATGCCCTTTCCCCTGTGGCCTCTGAGGTttttagaaactagaaagagaaaATTTCTGCAGGTGCTTTCAGAAAAAGCATTGCCATGAACTAAGTCTACTCTGTGATGTCAACTTATATTTTCAATACATATATAGATTCAACACATATATATTCAGtttacatttttggaaaataacaCACATATTCAATCAAACTAACAAGAGTAATAGGGGAAATTTCCTAAAATTTATGCACTAAgtacatcacatttttctaattatcACTTTGATAGAGCAACTTAGAATCTATGGTTTCAGCAAACAAAGAGGCTTATGTaaaagaaaaccaggccaggcgcagtggctcacgcctgtaatcccagcactttgggaggctgaggagggcggatcatgaggtcaggagatcgagaccatcctgactaacacagcgaaaccctgtccctactaaaaatagaaaaaattagccaggtgtggtggcatgcgcctgtagttccagctactcaggagctgaggcaggagaatcgcttgaacccaggaggcggagtttgcagtgagcccggatcgcagcactgcactccagcctgggcgacagagcaagactccatctcaaaagaaaagaaaaccaccacATAATACAAGATTTTAAATGTAATCATCATTGctcctttgttttgttgttgttttttttaatggtgtcttgctcttgttgcccaggctggagtccaatggcaccatcgcagctcaccacaaccctccacctcctgggttcaagagattctcctgcctcagcctcctgagtagctggggttacaggcatgtgccaccatgcccagctaattttgtatttttagtacagatggggtttctccatgtctgtcaggctggtctcgaactcctgacctcaggtgatccactggcctcggcctctcaaagtgctgggattaaaggcgtgagccaccgtgcctggccattgcTTCTTTTAACTAGCAATTACCAAGTAAATGTACTGGGGACTGCTTTGTGACTATGGCGATTTATGTAATCTTTCTCATCCTTGGCTTAtctaaaaaatatgaataataacacAAATTTTATAAACGCTCAGAAAATTAAATGAGGGAAATATAATACTCCTCCCTCCATATATTGAACACTTACAAAATTACAGGCATTGTGTCTAGATTTATACACATGTACCACATGTCAGCCTCATAACAACCCTGtcttttataggtgagaaaactgagactcagagaagttaaaaacacattcatGATCATGTAGTAATGAGCAATGGAACTGGGATTCAATCCagttctgtctgactccaaaagtGGTGCATCATTTTAACAAACACCAAATTATACCCAGCACTTGAAGGTACTCAAAAGATGTGGATTCCCTTTTTCTACCCCCTTATGTGTGAATTTCAGTGGCTTTCACAACCTCAGAACAACCACACACACCCTTCCAGGTTGCCTTTCAGTGGTTCCCTTCTTCTTGGTGATGATTAGGAATCTGCATATTTAGACTACTTCTTCAATCATCACCTTATAAACATGTGTGGATAAAGTAATGAAATTTTCCAGGCCATAGGTTACTAACTGTGAATTAGTTGTGTAGCTTATTTATtgcaaatttatttataatacaatttgttacatgaaaaaaatcacaggatccaCTGAATTTGTGCAGAAAGATCCCAAACTACACTGCAGGAACATCCTACTGACTACACAGGAAGACCAGTCTGAACACACAAAGCAAGAGTCCCTccaaaggccaggcatggggtggttcttgcctgtaaccccagcaatttgaaaggccaaagtgggtggatcacttaaggccaggagttcgagtccaggctggccaatacagtgagacccagtctgcataaaaaattactttttattattataataaagaaGAGTACCTCTCACATTGCTTTAGGATAGAGAGCTCTGGTCGAGAATTCAAGATATGGAGTTTTGAGTCCCAATGTGGCTAACTAACTACTgttgtgactttgggcaggttaTGTAATCACTAGGATTCTCAGccctctgttgcctaagctggtctccaactcctggcctcaagcaatcctcctgccttggcctcccaaagtgttgggattatgggtgtgagacaccacacccagcctgaaaatGTTTCTTAAGGAGTAATGTAGAACACAACATTCTTAAATTACCCCAGCCTTCTCCAACTAAGCTAAATTGTTTAAAAGTTCTATAATATTTATGATTCAGGATACTGTATTTCAGCCTCCCTAAAAACATGTATTAAATCTTGGAATGCATGTGCCATAACCTCACTTTTCTGACAAATAGTAAAACATTTCATGAGCTTGTTACAGTAACttgaaataaaatggtaaatttaaaaaaattaaaatatacctccttcattttttttcaattacgtATGTCAAAAATAGTAACCTAGACTAAGACATCCATTTCAATCAGTAGATGTTTCAAGCCACAAGATTTAGTAATAAACAATATTGGGTCTAGGTAACAATCCCCAGCTGGATCAGGGAAGCCCTAGCTCTACGTGGTATTATGGTATAAAGATAGTGTCTCTCTTCACTGTCAGAGAGGGATGGCCTATTCCTGAATATAGGATGCACCTTCATGAGTCATCTTAACTACCACACTTTACATTTCTTTCCtaagtaaatacatattttttgggAGAAGACAGCACTACACGGTACCAAATACTAaccaaaaaaaataccaaaaaaaaaaaccacagataaattataaaactttcaACTGCTAAAACACATTAAAccacctcagttttcttttcccaATACTTGCAATACCCCCAATCCCTCATCTTATGAAAACATGGGGAACAACATGTGGTATGAGAAGGGAGAGTTACATctcaaccccatgaaaaagtttTAGAGCTCAACGTTAATTTCCAACAGAAGTAAACAGCTAATGAGTCCTTGTAACTTTTTTATTCAATGATGCACTGGCAGAAATAGCTCATCCTCTtacaacattttttattattgctgTAGTTATGTGAGAAGGAGATTTTCTATTTGTCTGTCTCAACTGAGAAGACCTCACTGTCTGATTCTTTCTTCAGGAACCATGCACCTCCTTGCATTGTCACTCAGCTACTCGGAACATCTCTTGAACGTCTCTTGAACAATTCTGTTGTTGGAAGTTTATAATGTCAGGTGCCAGCACACTTGAAATGCTTGAAAATGAGGTGATACACACAACACTTCTGTTCAAGTTTTGATTCagcctgcctcagtgtcctggcCTCTTTTCTCACTGGTTGCAATGGACAGGCCATCAGCATCAGACTGTGTTCTGAATAATCAGAGGACACTGTGTTTTGCTTTCATCtgaaaagacaataaataaatcaGGAATCCAGGAAATGTCAAAGCCATGAATGATTATAATGCCAGACACTGTCTATTTTTCTCAGGTTAACTGTCCACATGACCAGTGCTACCAGACAGCCACAATCTTGTCTGTGGAataggagagacagacagacccGCTTACAGTAAAATGTAACAGTGTTGTCCTAGTTCCTTCCTGGCTTGTACTGATGTCACAGTCCTAAGATTAATTCATCAAAGTTTCACTAGGGATGATCACAGTTTTAAATGGGCTTTGTAGAAAAGTTAAATCATTTTAAGAAACAGCAGCCCCTATTGTATTGAGGAGCTAACAAGTTTTAGTAGCTTTTCTGTTAAAGTAGCATAGATTTCTAACATTGTTTGATCTTAAGacgaataaaacatttttttcattttccttagtGTATGATTCATAAAAtactttacataattttaaatgttcaaattaTGAACAAACCTTtctaatacaaaatacaaaaagtccAATAGTATACATTAAAAGTTTGCAATCACATTATAGAAacactatctcttttttttttgagacacaatctcactttatcccccaggctggagtgcagtggtgcaatctgcaacctctgcctcttaggttcaagagattctcctacctcagcatccggagtagctgggattacaggcgcctgccaccacacccggctaattttttgtattttagtagagccagggtttcaccatgttagccaggctggtctccaactcccgacctcaggggatccacctgcctcagcctcccaaagtgctaggattataggtgtgagccaccgtgcccacccggAAACACTATCTTATTATTGCACAGCtctaataatgtaaaatatttactcaCAACTGCTTATAATATTGTCaattttatatgatgatattttgTCTGTAACTTGTTCCCCAATCATTGGGCTACAGACCACACTAGAAAATAACTGCCCACATAGTGGCTACAAACATTTAAATCTTAAGAAAAAGCTTGTTACTGACAGGTACTTGTACACACAAAGCATGATATCTTTTCCAACACAACTTCACATTGCATTGAAATAATCCACTTACTTACAGTAAAACAAATCttgcttaaaaaaatttaccTAGCCAGATGTATTCCAAAGTAGATAAACTTCATTTAAGGTTGGGGCTATTATTGTCTGTTGCCCACATAATCTTAACATTATAAATACGTCAGAGGAAGACACTGTCATAGTACACAGCATTTGGACTACTAAACCACTTCTTTTAAGATGAAGAGTTCTAAAAACATAGTTCAATTGTCTAATTCGAGCAAAACCAGCAAGTGAGTTTCACTGGAATACTGCAGTGGACGCCCTTTCTCCCTCTAGGGAATATTaggttttaagagaaaaaaagtgagaattGCCTGGGCTCTTTGTGTTCCTGAGGCCATTTtccaatcacttttttttttacttaaaaggtTGCAGTTCTCAAGAACAGTCAGATTCACTGTGGAAGGACCCGAGTCCCCTGTGTTCAGCTAGTCTATACTATCTCCTTGTTCTCCTGGGTAACCTGGCGAATGGACGCTGCCTGCTGTGCAGGCTGCTGAGGTGCTTTGTCCAGGCTGACAATGGGAGGGCTATATTGCAGATTTTGCATCCCAGAGTACCCAGAGGGATGGTGTAGCAGCCAAAACTTCCAGGGATCTGGGAAAAGCCTGTGTTCTGAATGATGGAAACCTCATTGTTCTTTATGGCAAGCTCCTGGAAGAGAGCTGCAGCATCCTGGTTTCAAAAATTGGGGTCGCCATTCATTATTCGGGCTGCCAGATCCTTCTGGAATGTTTCAGAGAACTTCAGGCCATCACCCCCTAGCAGAGCCATGGACTGTTCCACCGAGGCAGCTCGTCTTGGGGGAGGATGTGGGGGTCGTTATTCCACATGTGAGTGCCAAGTGTACCTGGAGGTTGCCCTTGCTGGTGAAGGCCCTGCCGCAGATGGCGCCGCTGAATGGCTTCTCCCCAGTGCGGGTGCCCTCCTGGATCTGCAGGGCACCCTTGGTGCGACGGGGGAGGGGGCAGCACCCGCGCAAAGCCCGGGCCCACCATTGTCTTAAGTCCAGCGGTGTCCTGGACTCCCCCCGCAGCAGCGGGCCCTGTCCGGCCTGACGGCCTCGCGGTGACCTTGGGCTCCAACTGTTATCACGGTGTGCGCGGCGCTGGAGACCTGGCACGGGTCTGTGGAGGgccctcctctctgctgaggaACTACAGGCTGAAAAGGCACCTTCCTTGCCAACAGGCGGAGGTGGCGGGGGCGCGGGTCAGGTCCCAGGCACCTCGTGGCCACGGGCGGGCTGTCCAGCCTCTGGGTCCTGAGCGCTATTCCCTGGGTTCCTCCAGGCTGCCCAGGCcggggacttggggggaaagcCCTTGCCCAGCACCAGGGCAGGTTCTGTGCCCAGGTCTTCCGCAGCGACAGGTTGGGCGCTGGCCCTTGCAGTGCTTCGCCAACGGAACAGCTACAGGAGACACTGGCTTTGGCGCGATGCCGACCAGCAGGCGGGGAAGACGCTGCCAGGAgggttgaggcagaagaaggCTTGGCAGGCTTGGCGGCGAGCTCAAGAGAGGCCCTGGCCCCAGCGCTGAGGCGCAGACGCCAAAGAGGTTGCGAAGAGGCGCGACCCGGGACGCTggaggcaggggcgggggtcGGTCCGCGCTGGGGACGGCCAAGCTAGGGGTCCGGAGGAGCTGCTGGGGAGTCGGGGGCGCTGGAGCGGGCGCAGGCTGGGACAGGAACCCGGAGTCCGAGCCCGCGGGGTCGGCAGGGGCCCCTGCGGAGAGCCGGAGCTCCCGGCTCGGGTTCAGCGGGGGCAGCTGGCTGGGCCAGGACTGACGCGCTCCCGGCTGAGCGAGGGCGGCAGCCGCGGCGGTGCCTGAGGGCCCCGGGGCTGCAGATCTGCTGCATGAGCTGTCTCTTGGGGGCCCTGCCTGCGTGGGGCCAGAAGCCACTCTAGGATCCCGGCACAGCCACCCCACCGCCTGCTTGCGGGCGCCCTGGAGGAACTGCGCCGGCGTCACCTGGTGCTCCGCGGCGTCTCCAGCTCCTGCTGTGCTGGGCGCTGCGGCCGCCGGCGGGGCCCAGCGCAGGTCCCCCTGACGTCTCTGCTAATACAGGCTCGGCATGCTTTTTCGCGGGCGTCGCCTTGCTTTCCTGCGCGGGGTCCTCAGAGACCACTCTCTTGGCCTGGTCGCTGGGCGAGCTGGTAGGAGAAGGTTCCGGATTCCTTGGCGGATGGGGCCTTAGGCTGTGTGCAGAGAGATCAGCAGGGGCGGGGTTCCGCGGCTCTCCTGCTCCAGGAAGTCCGGCGGCTGGAGCTCTGCAGTTTCTTGCTGTAGTTGGTCTCTGGCCGGCTGCTGCTCTCCACCTGCTGTCTGGGTCATGGGGCTTCCCCCAGTGGCCTGCTGGGGAGTCCCCGCCGGGGACAGCAGCTCCTCCTCCGTCTTGAGGAGTGGGGTTTGGCCTGCTTGCACACAGACAGGCTGTCATTGGTGCCTCTCAACCATCTGCACACACAACAGCTCACTCTGTGACATGTGCATgcgtcacacacacatacatacgtacAGACACAAGCTGGTTGTCTGAAAGATTAAACAGCTCAGAAaactaccaagaaaaaaagagtagtCAGGGAACATCTCTGAGTTAACAGAAGGGAAGATAAGAAATCAAGTTGCTAGAATtgtttacataataaatataaaccaaaagatacatattttaatacatcCAATGTTATAGCAAAATTCTACCTTATGCTCAAGCACCCCTGCCTTCAGACCATCATTCAGAGCATGGTGACTCTCCGTTTATGCTGAATTCCAGTGATACTGGAAATTTCTCAATTCACAGCAAATTGGAAGCAGTGATCACAAATCTCTATCTATATTAAATAGTCACACTGTCAAGAGTTTGACCTTCAGTAGAGACGGAACTATTTTATGTTAGAATATGGTATACTTCTGACATGATTTTAGTGTATAATGTTtaagaagcaaagaaaagccAACACTTACAATTCTTTAAATTTGATTacttcaaaaaatatacatattcatcCTAGAAAATTCCCTTGTATGAGTTTCCCCAAAATGCTGAATATG is a window encoding:
- the LOC112131494 gene encoding uncharacterized protein LOC112131494; this translates as MQMSVGWQAGVTELGELSPEIPEHTAAAEEQLRVRMPRCGQQCGAEMQQSCFSPSLCVIMSTGITIIFPNKYCSDFSRRQGDLRWAPPAAAAPSTAGAGDAAEHQVTPAQFLQGARKQAVGWLCRDPRVASGPTQAGPPRDSSCSRSAAPGPSGTAAAAALAQPGARQSWPSQLPPLNPSRELRLSAGAPADPAGSDSGFLSQPAPAPAPPTPQQLLRTPSLAVPSADRPPPLPPASRVAPLRNLFGVCASALGPGPLLSSPPSLPSLLLPQPSWQRLPRLLVGIAPKPVSPVAVPLAKHCKGQRPTCRCGRPGHRTCPGAGQGLSPQVPGLGSLEEPRE